AGGCACCGCTCCCCCCTGACTCCCCGCCTTCCTTCAGCCCCCATGAGTAGGTCACAAGGCCCAGCCAGCCCACCACTGCAGCCTCACCATCTAGTGGGCCTGGTTCACGGATGTCCTGGACAGCCAGCCCCACCTCAAGGCCCTTGCGGATCAAGGCTGTTCCTCTGCCCAGACAGCTCTTCCCACAGATTCTGCCCCCTAAAGTGTCTTCTGGTCTTTGGAGTCTGGCTGTTCACCACCCTCCGGGCAGACGTAGGACCcagctcacacacatacacacaccccactcCCCTTCTTAGCTTCGGCCCAGAGTGTGGCACGCAGAGGGCACTAAGTGAACATTACTCGCCCTGGGGCAGGTGGGCCTGGTGTAGGGGCATCGAGTCTGGCTGCCTCCATCTTCTACCTGGGACCCAGGCTCGGGGCCGGCCCGGGTTGGCGTCCGCTCCCACATCCCACTTGCAGCCCCCAGGCCCCACTCGGGCTGGAGTCCGACACCGGGGGCGAGCCCTACTACTGCTGCTTCCATCCATATGGGTGGAAGGCTGGGGTGCAGTGGGGTTTAAACCTGCCGGGACCCGCCAGGGTCTTCGGAGCCGAccgccctcccaccctctttcccTCTCACCTTCTTCCGCCCCGCAGCACAGGCGAGTGGGCGCGGCCCACAGATTGACAGCACAGGATCCGCCCCCGCCCCGTCTCTAGGGCGACACTGCCTGGTTGTCCCAGCCCCTGCGACTTTGGCCGGAAGTGCGACCTTGCAGCGGCGACTAGTCTCCATGGAGACACCGGAAACTTGCTCTGACCTAGTGGTTCGCCGCGCCGCTACAGCGGCGGACTTTGGTTCCGCCGGCGTTGGGGCCCGGAAGTGCGGCCTTGAAAGTGGTGAGCTGGAGGCGGCCACCGCCCGGCCTGGTGCCTGAGGAGGAGCCGGAGGTGGGGTCAGGCGGGCATCCCCCTGCCGCAGGGCCGGCGGGGAGGCCGGGGCGTGCCAGGGGAGGGGCGCCCGCGCTAGGCTTGGAGCGCGCGCCACAGACGTGAGGGGGCGCTGCAGGACGGGGGCACTTCGCGGGCAAGAGCGCGGAGGCGGGAAACCTAGTCGGCCGGGGCTGGGGCGGGCGCAGCCGGAGCAGATCAGAGGAGGGGGTGCTGGACTCAGGGTGAGGCGCGGGCAATGGCGCAGAGAACGGGAGAGGGTGCTCGGAGCAAAGTGCATGGCGTGGGCAAAGGCGTGGTGGCGAGGACGCCTGGGTGCAGCGTCTCAAGGTGGGCCTTTGTTCCGAGGCGCCCAGAGGCTCTGCCGCACCTGCACTATAGTTGGAGCCTGCTGGGGAGCACGGCGGGGGTGGATCGGAAGAGGAAGGGTTCAGTCCCTACGGATTGAGGCGCAGGTTTCTGCCCCCGTTGCCCGGGCACGGATTTGAAGTCCTTTAGGTGCTGGGTGAAAAAAGACGGTGAAGGGTGCTTGTGGCAGAGGTAACGGTACGTGCGGAGTTGGCCTGTTTAAGGAATTGCCTGGCGAGCTCTGAGCTAAGGAGGGTCCCGATCTGTTAGGTCTGAACAGGCTCCCTCTGGCTGTCGCGTCGGGAATAGACCGGGAGGTGGGGGGACGCGAGGAGGTTACTGGGGCAGTGGAGGTGTGCAAAGTGGTCTGAGGGGTCAGATATGGATCATGAATGGCCCCAGCAAAGGAAAGGCTGTTTGGGCGTAAGGCGCCCGAGGGGGTGAGTCTGAGACCGAAGTAGACCCCGAGGGGTTAAGAGAGGCCTCACCTGAGCCAGGCTGGTGCAGAGTGGGTGGGTCTCAGGGTGTGTCCTGTGTCCCGACTGATGCTTCTCCCCTAGACTGGAGGTGTGTGTGGCCTGGGTGCGGGGTGAGCCAGGTATCTAAGatagaggggaaactgaggccaagccAGCACGGTGCCTGTTTGATGGTGAAGTAGCTGAGCTTCTCAGATGCCCATTGTTCCCTGGGGGGTGGTACCCCTTTCCCTTTCCAGTGCCTGAGGGTGGGCAGTGCTGGGATTTCGAGGCCACAGTTTACCAGGAAGGGTCCATATTGCTCAGCCTTGCTGCTCTTGAGGCCTGTGCTGCTCCACCTGCACCCAGCCAATCACACACCCCTGCACAGTCCACAAGCCCCCTCTCTACGCCTCACCCACACCCTGCGCCCCACAGGCCCAATCAAGATTCCAGGAAGCATCAGGCTGCAGGAGGCATCTCCCGCTAGCTGTGCTGGAGCGGGCCAGAGACCATGTATTTTCCTCCCGCAGGGCACCTGCTAGGCTAAGGCCCAACCTAGTCTCAACTCTGTGTGACTATGCACACCCCGAATCGCTTAGCCCCAGAGGCAGTTCATGCCAGCTGCACCCCTGCGAAGACTTCCATATACACTAGTTAATGTACCCAGGTTCTGAGGCAGCGGACCTCGGTCTGCACAGGGCCTTGGATGTTCCAAGGTTGGGGGCTGTATCAAGGGGAGATCAAAAAGAAGCCACTCGTGGTGGGAGTCGCAGCCAGCAGGGTGGGGAGTGGGTGAGACACGGAAGCCTGTTCTAGATAGGGGTCCCCGCCCTCTTCTCCACAGGGTGTCCTGTCAGAGGAGGATATGGGGAAGGATGGATACCAGAGTTCcgggcagggtgggtggggcaAAATAGGGGAAGCGAGCCCTGGAGCTCCCCACGCTGGCAGTGAGCAAGACCGGAGGGCAGCAAACGTTTGGTATCCCCAGCCCTCTCACAGCGGTGTGCTGCGGGCTGCAGAGGCAGAGCGGGCTGCAGAagtcctggggtgggggcagggagtccTGCTGTGTTGCGTGTGTTGGGAAGCAGGACTTCGAGGGGCCGGGGGCGTTGGAGAAGGTTGGGGTTCCTGAAGCCTGGGGGTGTGGTTCACCCTTGGGCCCTGTCCCGCTGAAGGGATGGGAACGCTGGGGCAGAGGGGGGGTCCCTGGCTGACTTCCTCTTGCCCACACCCGCTCGTCCGGTGCAGATGGCGGCGGCGGAGGCAGTGCACCACATTCACCTGCAGAACTTCTCCCGATCCCTGCTTGAGACGCTCAACGGGCAGCGGCTGGGTGGGCACTTCTGTGACGTGACTGTGCGCATCCGCGAGGCTTCACTGCGTGCACACCGCTGCGTGTTGGCCGCCGGCTCGCCCTTCTTCCAGGACAAACTGCTGCTCGGCCACTCTGAGATCCGCGTGCCGCCTGTGGTGCCCGCGCAGACGGTGCGCCAGCTCGTCGAGTTCCTCTACAGCGGCTCGCTCGTGGTGGCGCAGGGTGAAGCGCTGCAGGTGCTCACGGCCGCGTCGGTGCTGCGCATCCAGACGGTCATAGACGAATGCACGCAAATCATAGCCCGCGCCCGCGCCCCTGCCCCGGGCACCCCCGCGCCCGCGCCCCTGCCCACGCCCGTGCCCCCGCCGCTCGCGCCCGCGCAGCTGCGCCACCGCCTGCGCCACTTGCTGGCCGCGCGCCCCCCGGGCCACCCCGGTGCCGCGCACACACGCAAGCAGCGCCAGCCCGCGCGCCTGCAGCTGCCCGCGCCCCCCGCGCCTGCCAAGGCGGAGGGATCGGACGCCGACCCTGCCCTGACCGCTGCCCCAGACGACGGCGGGGACGACGACGACGACGAGACCGATGAGGAGACCGACGGCGAGGATGGCGAAGGCGGCGGCCCGGGTGAGGGCCAGGCGCCCCCTTCTTTCCCCGACTGCGCCGCCGGCTTCCTACCCGCGGCCGCGGACGGCGCGCGCGAGGAGCCGCCTGCGCCCGCCGGCCTCTCCGATTACGGCGGCGCCGGGAGGGACTTCCTCCGGGGGACTTCGGCTGCCGAGGACGTGTTCCCCGACAGCTACGTCTCCGCTTGGCAAGACGGAGATCAAACCGCCCCTGAAGGCTGTCCCGCCGAGACCCCTGCCCCGCCCGACTGTGTCCTATCCGGACCCCGCCCACCTGGCGTGAAGACCCCCGGGCCGCCCGTCGcgcttttcccctttcatctgGGCGCTCCCGGGCCGCCAGCGCAGCCCCCTCCCGCGCCCTCGGGGCCGGCCCCTGCGCCCCCACCCGCCTTCTACCCAGCGCTCCAGCCGGACGCAGCTCCCAGCGCGCCTCTAGGGGAGGCCCCGGCCCCACCGGCCGCTCCCAGCGCAGCCCCCTCGACCACCCCTGCGCGCGCCCCGGGTGCCGAGCCGCCCGCCTATGAGTGCAGTCACTGCCACAAGACGTTCAGCTCCCGGAAGAACTACACCAAGCACATGTTCATCCACTCGGGTGAGCCGGGCTGGGTCTCTGAGCCCCTTGATCATCGGAGATAGGCTTTTTGTTAATACTTGATGACCCTAGGGGTCAAACCCAGCCTGTCTCCCCCTCTCTGAttcagggggaggggggcagcctACTCTGTCACCCCGGGGACATGATAGCAAccagcagggagggggcaggtatGCCGGGGTCTTTCCCAGTGTCAGGGTGCTGGGCCTTGCTAGACTGTCCCCAGAATGGTGGCCAGCGACCAGACGGTCCAGAACGCTCTATGAGCgtggcagggatgggggaggggtagcccgg
Above is a window of Balaenoptera ricei isolate mBalRic1 chromosome 19, mBalRic1.hap2, whole genome shotgun sequence DNA encoding:
- the ZBTB45 gene encoding zinc finger and BTB domain-containing protein 45, encoding MAAAEAVHHIHLQNFSRSLLETLNGQRLGGHFCDVTVRIREASLRAHRCVLAAGSPFFQDKLLLGHSEIRVPPVVPAQTVRQLVEFLYSGSLVVAQGEALQVLTAASVLRIQTVIDECTQIIARARAPAPGTPAPAPLPTPVPPPLAPAQLRHRLRHLLAARPPGHPGAAHTRKQRQPARLQLPAPPAPAKAEGSDADPALTAAPDDGGDDDDDETDEETDGEDGEGGGPGEGQAPPSFPDCAAGFLPAAADGAREEPPAPAGLSDYGGAGRDFLRGTSAAEDVFPDSYVSAWQDGDQTAPEGCPAETPAPPDCVLSGPRPPGVKTPGPPVALFPFHLGAPGPPAQPPPAPSGPAPAPPPAFYPALQPDAAPSAPLGEAPAPPAAPSAAPSTTPARAPGAEPPAYECSHCHKTFSSRKNYTKHMFIHSGEKPHQCAVCWRSFSLRDYLLKHMVTHTGVRAFQCAVCAKRFTQKSSLNVHMRTHRPERAPCPACGKVFSHRALLERHLAAHPAP